In Candidatus Promineifilum breve, one genomic interval encodes:
- a CDS encoding cysteine hydrolase family protein, with translation MDTALLLIDAQVNMFEPEPVYQAAEVLATLRELLDRARAAAAPVIFVRHNGGAGEPDEAHSPGWAIHPQLAPLPSELIIDKYRPDAFYRTGLDAVLTERGIRRLIIAGMQTECCIDTTTRRANSLDYDVTLVADGHSTLPGGLSAAQIIAHHNQILTVFADVRPAAQVEFTSQPLPRVELDALTTVDQAGIRRSLAEWPVYDGWLSTGQGRPFWPHTHPNRIADTLRRLWEPSFHPRDRYLDPPRWEAGLAHAFLQPLENIPAAFRKGNLQAVKAAVDHLLQNPRNPLSNMIRPLDEFLWLYESRDLRLFYVPHVTTDQDGRERRYIFLVWLAPGVPVVNPFA, from the coding sequence ATGGACACTGCTCTTCTGCTAATCGACGCCCAGGTGAATATGTTTGAGCCGGAGCCGGTTTATCAGGCGGCCGAAGTGCTGGCGACGTTACGCGAGTTGCTCGACCGTGCCCGCGCCGCCGCCGCGCCGGTCATCTTCGTGCGCCACAACGGCGGCGCGGGCGAACCGGACGAGGCCCACAGCCCCGGCTGGGCCATCCATCCCCAACTGGCCCCGTTGCCGTCGGAACTCATCATCGACAAGTACCGGCCCGATGCCTTTTACCGCACCGGTCTGGACGCTGTGCTGACCGAGCGCGGCATCCGGCGGCTGATCATCGCCGGGATGCAAACCGAGTGTTGTATCGACACGACCACGCGCCGGGCCAACAGCCTCGATTACGACGTGACGCTCGTCGCCGACGGCCATAGCACGCTGCCCGGCGGCCTCTCGGCCGCGCAAATCATCGCCCATCATAATCAGATATTGACCGTTTTCGCCGACGTGCGCCCCGCGGCCCAGGTCGAGTTTACGAGCCAGCCGCTGCCGCGTGTCGAACTGGACGCGCTGACCACGGTCGATCAGGCGGGCATCCGGCGCAGTCTGGCCGAGTGGCCGGTCTATGACGGCTGGCTGTCTACCGGACAGGGACGGCCGTTCTGGCCCCACACCCACCCCAACCGCATCGCCGACACGTTGCGCCGCCTGTGGGAGCCGTCCTTTCACCCGCGCGACCGCTATCTTGACCCGCCGCGCTGGGAAGCGGGTCTGGCCCACGCTTTTCTGCAACCGTTGGAGAACATCCCCGCCGCCTTTCGCAAGGGCAACCTGCAAGCGGTGAAAGCGGCCGTCGATCATCTGTTGCAGAATCCGCGCAACCCGCTCTCCAACATGATCCGCCCGCTCGATGAGTTCTTGTGGCTATACGAATCGCGGGATTTGCGTCTGTTCTACGTCCCCCACGTGACGACCGACCAGGACGGCCGCGAACGGCGCTACATTTT
- a CDS encoding glycoside hydrolase family 31 protein — MTEQPAYTRLTFDPLADPAAVIVAGAARFTVLASRLIRLEYDPAGRFEDRPSQVFWFRRRPVPAFTVEREGERLILTTDHLRLEYAGDDAPFAASTLSITLLPDGPMWRYGDPDTGNLLGTARTLDRVSGATQLEPGLLSRDGWAVVDDSRTLVFDESAWPVDRAADPRVRDLYFFGYGRRYGDALRDYETISGGVPLMPRWVLGNWWSRYWEYRDGELLALMDEFRANDVPLAVCIVDMDWHLVNVGQGISGWTGYTWNREFFPDPAGFFARLHEQGLRTALNLHPALGIRPYEADYAAMAERLGLDPASGVAIPFDIANRRFADAYFEVLHHPQEAIGVDFWWIDWQQGTQTALAGLDPLWQLNHLHFHDLGRDGKRPFIFSRWGGLGNHRYPIGFSGDTVVSWESLDFQPYFTATAANVGYGWWSHDIGGHMQGIEDRELYTRWVQFGVFSPIFRLHSTKNPFHERRPWGYDAEVLHITREVMQLRHALIPYLYTMSRLNETDGIAPVRPMYQDYPDHEAAYACPQQYLFGADLIVAPYTAPADPDTRLARQVVWLPPGDWYHFFSGEYYPGDAWYACYGGLDDVPVFARAGAIIPLGPRVGWGGLDNPAELHLHVFAGADGRFTLYEDDGQTLAYREGAFALSRFEQRWEENRLRLTISPPSGDATVVPAERVYHLHLHGLAAPGEVVVMVDGLSRPLAFEVDEGREVVHLAALSLSASATARITITARAAPLAARRDRTAEKVEQLVKAFRMDSLAKLWLVSRLDELAAAPERLADFGVDVSPAQMRALLETTQGVGAHYVADRAEPHLLVLWNNRESPGFRHHFAQLRPHKWAAHERYGSSWGATPRFRAIRPEGARWRLAVDYFGLHIDNYGPGR; from the coding sequence TTGACCGAGCAACCTGCCTATACTCGCCTGACGTTTGATCCCCTGGCCGATCCGGCGGCCGTGATCGTGGCCGGCGCGGCCCGCTTCACGGTGCTGGCCTCGCGCCTGATCCGCCTGGAATATGACCCCGCCGGCCGCTTCGAGGATCGGCCCAGCCAGGTCTTCTGGTTCCGCCGCCGCCCAGTGCCGGCCTTCACTGTTGAGCGGGAAGGGGAGCGCCTTATCCTGACGACCGATCACCTGCGGCTGGAATATGCCGGAGATGACGCGCCATTCGCCGCATCTACTCTGTCGATAACCTTGCTGCCCGACGGCCCAATGTGGCGCTACGGCGACCCGGACACCGGCAACCTGTTGGGCACGGCGCGCACGCTGGATCGGGTCAGCGGGGCGACGCAGTTGGAGCCGGGTCTGCTGTCGCGCGACGGCTGGGCGGTGGTCGATGACAGTCGCACGCTGGTGTTCGACGAGTCGGCCTGGCCGGTCGATCGGGCGGCCGACCCGCGCGTCCGCGACCTCTACTTTTTCGGCTACGGCCGGCGCTATGGCGACGCCCTGCGCGACTACGAGACGATCAGCGGCGGCGTGCCGCTCATGCCGCGGTGGGTACTGGGCAACTGGTGGAGCCGCTACTGGGAGTATCGCGACGGGGAATTGCTGGCCCTGATGGACGAATTTCGGGCCAACGACGTGCCGCTGGCGGTGTGTATCGTGGACATGGATTGGCACCTGGTCAATGTCGGCCAGGGCATCAGCGGTTGGACGGGCTACACCTGGAATCGCGAGTTCTTTCCCGACCCGGCCGGCTTCTTCGCCCGGCTCCATGAGCAGGGGTTACGCACGGCGCTCAATCTGCATCCGGCGCTGGGCATCCGTCCCTACGAGGCCGATTATGCGGCGATGGCCGAGCGCCTGGGGCTTGACCCAGCGTCCGGCGTGGCCATCCCCTTCGACATCGCCAACCGCCGCTTCGCCGACGCCTACTTTGAGGTATTGCACCATCCGCAGGAGGCGATCGGCGTCGATTTCTGGTGGATCGACTGGCAGCAGGGCACGCAGACCGCCCTAGCCGGATTGGATCCGTTGTGGCAGTTGAACCATCTGCATTTCCACGACCTGGGGCGCGACGGCAAGCGGCCGTTCATCTTCTCGCGCTGGGGCGGGCTGGGCAATCACCGCTATCCCATCGGCTTTTCCGGCGATACGGTCGTCTCGTGGGAGTCGCTCGACTTCCAGCCCTACTTCACGGCCACGGCGGCCAATGTCGGTTACGGCTGGTGGAGCCACGACATCGGCGGCCACATGCAGGGCATCGAAGACCGCGAACTGTATACCCGCTGGGTGCAGTTCGGCGTCTTCAGCCCCATCTTCCGGCTGCACAGCACCAAGAACCCGTTCCACGAGCGGCGGCCGTGGGGCTACGACGCCGAGGTGCTGCATATTACCCGCGAGGTCATGCAACTGCGCCACGCCCTGATCCCGTATCTCTACACCATGTCGCGCCTGAACGAGACCGACGGTATCGCCCCGGTGCGGCCGATGTATCAGGACTACCCCGACCACGAGGCGGCCTACGCCTGCCCGCAGCAATACCTGTTCGGGGCCGATCTCATCGTTGCCCCCTACACCGCGCCGGCCGACCCGGATACCCGCTTGGCGCGGCAGGTCGTCTGGCTGCCGCCGGGCGACTGGTATCATTTCTTCAGCGGCGAGTATTATCCGGGCGATGCCTGGTACGCCTGCTACGGCGGGCTGGACGACGTGCCCGTCTTCGCCCGCGCCGGGGCGATTATCCCGCTGGGGCCGCGGGTGGGCTGGGGTGGGCTGGACAACCCGGCCGAATTGCATCTCCACGTCTTCGCCGGGGCCGACGGCCGCTTCACCCTCTATGAGGATGACGGCCAGACGTTGGCCTATCGGGAGGGGGCGTTCGCCCTGTCGCGCTTTGAGCAGCGTTGGGAGGAGAACCGCCTGCGCCTGACCATTTCCCCGCCGAGCGGCGACGCCACGGTCGTACCCGCCGAGCGCGTCTATCACCTGCACCTGCATGGTCTGGCCGCGCCGGGCGAGGTGGTGGTTATGGTCGATGGCCTCTCCCGCCCGCTGGCCTTCGAGGTGGACGAAGGGCGGGAGGTCGTCCATCTGGCGGCGCTGTCGTTGAGCGCGTCGGCGACGGCCCGGATCACCATCACCGCCAGGGCCGCGCCATTGGCCGCCCGGCGCGACCGCACGGCGGAGAAGGTCGAGCAACTGGTGAAAGCGTTCCGCATGGATTCGCTGGCCAAGCTGTGGCTGGTGTCGCGGCTGGACGAGCTGGCCGCCGCGCCGGAGCGGCTGGCCGATTTCGGCGTAGACGTTTCGCCGGCCCAGATGCGGGCCTTGCTGGAGACGACCCAGGGCGTCGGGGCGCACTACGTGGCCGACCGGGCCGAGCCGCACTTGCTGGTATTGTGGAACAATCGCGAGTCGCCCGGCTTTCGCCACCACTTCGCCCAGCTTCGGCCGCACAAATGGGCCGCCCACGAGCGCTACGGTTCGTCGTGGGGGGCCACGCCGCGCTTCCGGGCCATCCGGCCGGAGGGCGCGCGCTGGCGACTGGCGGTCGATTACTTCGGCCTCCACATCGATAACTATGGCCCGGGGCGGTGA
- a CDS encoding hemolysin family protein has protein sequence MIFLVSFATIGLMILLTALYVGAEFATVSARRTKVSQMAAQNDSLAKMLLPILEDNRKLDRYVAACQVGITISSLILGAYAQEAIATRLVEPLTQLFGSWLSVQAAGRVAQSVSVIGVLVFITALQVILGELFPKSLAIQYPEDIARAVVWPMRISQFLFAIPIWFFNGSANILLRLAGRNTHVAVGRAHSPEEIELLVTESHEGGLLDDNERRLLRNALRLRDLTARQVMVHRTRIVAAPVTATTNDLMQMALEAGYSRIPLYRDSIDEIVGIVHVKDVFRLHNQGIHEVESVVRDVVYVPETLPITDVWEQLNTRHRYLAMVFDEFGGTAGLLTLEDLIEEIFGELQDEFDDEAAMIARDKEGRIYLRGDLLITDVNEYLDLELPEDTADTLSGLVFSLLGRPPLAGDETRIGDVAIRVENMEDLGVGELSLLLPPSDADSYFTEWDMADHD, from the coding sequence ATGATCTTCCTGGTATCTTTCGCCACCATCGGCCTGATGATCCTGTTGACGGCTCTCTACGTGGGGGCCGAGTTCGCCACCGTCTCCGCGCGGCGAACGAAGGTCAGTCAGATGGCCGCCCAGAACGATTCCTTGGCCAAGATGTTGTTGCCCATCCTGGAAGACAACCGCAAGCTGGATCGCTACGTGGCCGCCTGCCAGGTGGGCATCACCATCTCCTCGCTGATTCTGGGCGCTTATGCTCAGGAAGCCATCGCCACCCGCCTGGTCGAGCCGTTGACGCAACTGTTTGGCTCGTGGCTGTCGGTGCAGGCCGCCGGCCGCGTGGCCCAATCCGTTTCGGTCATCGGCGTACTCGTTTTCATCACCGCCTTGCAGGTGATTTTGGGCGAGTTGTTCCCCAAGTCGCTGGCTATCCAGTATCCGGAGGACATCGCCCGCGCCGTCGTCTGGCCGATGCGCATCTCCCAGTTCTTATTCGCCATCCCGATCTGGTTTTTCAACGGCAGCGCCAACATATTATTGCGCCTGGCGGGGCGCAACACCCACGTCGCCGTCGGCCGCGCCCATTCGCCGGAGGAGATCGAGCTGCTGGTGACCGAGAGCCACGAGGGCGGCCTGCTCGATGACAACGAGCGCCGCCTGTTGCGCAACGCCTTGCGCCTGCGCGACCTGACGGCCCGCCAGGTGATGGTGCATCGCACCCGAATCGTCGCCGCGCCGGTCACTGCCACGACCAACGACCTGATGCAGATGGCCCTGGAGGCCGGCTATTCGCGCATTCCCCTCTATCGCGATTCCATCGATGAGATCGTCGGCATCGTCCACGTCAAGGATGTCTTCCGGCTGCACAACCAGGGCATCCACGAGGTAGAAAGTGTCGTGCGCGATGTTGTCTACGTGCCCGAAACGCTGCCGATTACCGACGTGTGGGAGCAACTCAACACCCGTCACCGCTATCTGGCGATGGTCTTTGACGAGTTCGGCGGCACGGCCGGGCTGCTGACGCTGGAAGACCTCATCGAGGAGATCTTCGGCGAGCTACAGGACGAATTTGACGACGAGGCGGCCATGATCGCCCGCGACAAGGAGGGGCGCATCTATCTGCGCGGCGACCTGTTGATTACCGACGTGAATGAGTATCTCGATCTGGAGTTGCCGGAGGACACGGCCGACACATTGAGTGGCCTGGTCTTCAGCCTGTTGGGCCGCCCGCCGCTGGCCGGCGACGAGACGCGCATCGGCGACGTGGCGATCCGCGTGGAGAACATGGAAGACCTGGGCGTGGGCGAGTTGTCGCTGCTGTTGCCGCCCAGCGACGCCGATTCGTACTTCACCGAATGGGATATGGCCGACCATGATTAA